The Streptomyces sp. NBC_00344 genome includes a window with the following:
- a CDS encoding AAA family ATPase → MDFGMQGTHAPADLAWLRGVDAYTMGAYPQAEEEFRAAVRLDPGMADGWLGLHALRVDTTTALLRMFRHRERFGEQRSRLNRPLNSWYWLGWWVQPVLESPRDLLLAHASHWLDGRHVPELDRALAGLPPVDTDPQVRFLHACRAYLAKDWERLVRHTASLVEDPLLGIEAGLFGGMARVRLEMYGQAEPLLSAALMRCRSEQPQRKELRYWLARAHEGTGRTAAALPLYRAVHRVDPAFMDTSARLAAISEGDGFDETADYAAVALAGSGQDAVDGQSEGALLESDPAESRELRTGADPLGGPAPADAVRNREIFSVTPAGPELPTGPTDPELLAEALAELERMVGLEPVKRQVKALSAQLNMARLRAGQGLPVQPPKRHFVFSGPSGTGKTTVARILGRVFYALGLLGGDHLIEAQRADLVGEFLGQTAVKANELIDSALGGVLFVDEAYSLSNSGYSKGDAYGDEALQVLLKRAEDNRDHLVVILAGYPEGMDRLLTTNPGLSSRFTTRVDFPSYRPLELTAIGEVLATENGDVWDEESLDELRSIAGHVVDQGWIDELGNGRFLRTLYEKSCAYRDLRLSGYAGTPDRDDLSTLRLPDLMQAYGEVLSGRGPVGRGTQEPPAP, encoded by the coding sequence ATGGATTTCGGCATGCAGGGCACGCACGCCCCGGCCGACCTCGCCTGGCTGCGCGGAGTCGACGCCTACACGATGGGCGCATACCCGCAGGCCGAGGAGGAGTTCAGAGCCGCGGTGCGGCTCGATCCCGGGATGGCGGACGGCTGGCTCGGACTGCACGCGCTGCGGGTGGACACCACCACCGCGCTGCTGCGGATGTTCCGCCACAGGGAACGCTTCGGCGAACAGCGCTCACGGCTGAACCGGCCACTCAACTCCTGGTACTGGCTGGGCTGGTGGGTGCAGCCGGTGCTGGAGAGCCCACGCGATCTGCTGCTCGCGCACGCATCGCACTGGCTGGACGGGCGTCATGTGCCCGAACTCGACCGGGCACTCGCCGGGCTGCCCCCGGTCGACACCGACCCCCAGGTGCGCTTCCTGCACGCCTGCCGGGCCTATCTCGCCAAGGACTGGGAGCGGCTCGTCCGCCATACCGCGTCGTTGGTCGAGGACCCCCTGCTGGGCATCGAAGCGGGACTGTTCGGCGGTATGGCCCGGGTGCGCCTGGAGATGTACGGGCAGGCCGAGCCTCTGCTGTCGGCGGCGCTGATGCGCTGCCGCAGCGAACAGCCGCAGCGCAAGGAATTGCGCTACTGGCTCGCCCGTGCCCACGAGGGCACCGGCCGAACGGCGGCCGCCCTGCCCCTGTACCGGGCGGTGCACCGGGTGGATCCGGCCTTCATGGACACATCGGCACGGCTGGCCGCGATATCCGAGGGCGACGGATTCGACGAGACGGCCGACTACGCCGCCGTCGCGCTCGCCGGGTCCGGCCAGGACGCCGTGGACGGCCAGTCCGAAGGGGCGCTGCTCGAGAGTGATCCGGCGGAGAGCCGGGAGCTTCGTACCGGCGCCGATCCGCTCGGCGGCCCCGCCCCGGCCGACGCCGTGCGCAACAGGGAGATCTTTTCCGTGACCCCGGCGGGTCCGGAACTGCCCACCGGCCCCACCGACCCGGAGCTGCTCGCCGAGGCGCTGGCCGAGCTGGAGCGGATGGTCGGTCTGGAACCGGTGAAGCGTCAGGTCAAGGCACTGTCCGCGCAGCTCAACATGGCGAGGCTGCGGGCCGGGCAGGGCCTGCCCGTACAGCCCCCGAAGCGCCATTTCGTCTTCTCGGGCCCGTCAGGCACCGGCAAGACGACTGTCGCCCGGATTCTGGGCCGGGTCTTCTACGCGCTGGGGCTGCTCGGGGGCGACCACCTGATCGAGGCCCAACGGGCCGACCTGGTGGGGGAGTTCCTGGGGCAGACGGCCGTCAAGGCCAATGAGCTGATCGACTCGGCGCTGGGCGGGGTGCTGTTCGTCGACGAGGCGTACAGCCTCTCCAACTCGGGCTACAGCAAGGGCGACGCCTACGGGGACGAGGCTCTTCAGGTGCTGCTGAAGCGGGCCGAGGACAACCGGGATCACCTGGTCGTCATCCTGGCCGGCTACCCGGAGGGCATGGACCGTCTGCTCACCACCAACCCCGGTCTGTCCTCACGCTTCACCACCCGCGTCGACTTCCCCAGCTACCGGCCGCTGGAGCTCACCGCCATCGGCGAGGTGCTGGCCACGGAGAACGGCGACGTCTGGGACGAGGAGTCGCTGGACGAGCTGCGCTCGATCGCCGGGCATGTGGTGGACCAGGGCTGGATCGACGAACTGGGCAACGGCCGTTTTCTGCGCACGTTGTACGAGAAGAGCTGCGCCTACCGGGATCTGCGGCTGTCCGGGTATGCCGGAACACCTGACAGGGACGATCTGTCCACGCTGCGGCTGCCGGATCTGATGCAGGCGTACGGGGAGGTGCTGTCGGGACGCGGGCCGGTGGGACGCGGCACCCAGGAACCGCCGGCGCCCTGA
- the hisG gene encoding ATP phosphoribosyltransferase gives MLRIAVPNKGSLSGPAMAMLHEAGYQQRKESKELVLVDPGNEVEFFYLRPRDIAIYVSSGKLDIGITGRDLLLDSGASAEEILQLGFARSTFRYATKPGTATGPADFGGKTIATSYEGIVGKDLADRGVDASVVHLDGAVETAIELGVAQIIADVVETGTSLRNAGLEVIGEPILKSEAVVIRRVGAEADEPKVQQFLRRLQGVLVARSYVMMDYDCRVEHLEEAVALTPGLESPTISPLHHEGWVAVRSMVAAKEAQRIMDGLYDLGARAILTTAIHACRL, from the coding sequence ATGCTGCGCATCGCCGTTCCCAACAAGGGTTCACTCTCCGGGCCTGCGATGGCGATGCTCCATGAGGCCGGCTACCAGCAGCGCAAGGAGTCCAAGGAGCTCGTTCTCGTCGATCCCGGGAACGAGGTGGAGTTCTTCTACCTGCGCCCGCGCGACATCGCGATCTACGTCAGCTCGGGAAAGCTCGACATCGGCATCACGGGCCGCGACCTGCTGCTCGACTCCGGCGCCAGTGCCGAGGAGATCCTCCAGCTCGGCTTCGCACGCTCCACCTTCCGCTACGCCACCAAGCCCGGTACGGCCACGGGCCCCGCGGACTTCGGCGGGAAGACCATCGCCACCTCCTACGAGGGCATCGTCGGCAAGGACCTCGCCGACCGCGGTGTCGACGCCTCGGTGGTGCACCTCGACGGTGCGGTCGAGACCGCCATCGAGCTCGGTGTCGCGCAGATCATCGCCGACGTCGTGGAAACCGGTACGTCACTGCGCAACGCGGGCCTCGAAGTCATCGGCGAGCCGATCCTGAAGTCCGAGGCAGTGGTCATCCGCCGGGTCGGCGCCGAGGCGGATGAACCGAAGGTGCAGCAGTTCCTCCGGCGTCTGCAGGGCGTTCTGGTGGCCCGCAGCTACGTGATGATGGACTACGACTGCCGGGTCGAGCACCTCGAGGAGGCCGTGGCCCTCACGCCGGGTCTCGAGTCGCCGACCATCTCCCCGCTGCACCACGAGGGCTGGGTGGCGGTTCGTTCCATGGTCGCAGCCAAGGAGGCCCAGCGGATCATGGACGGTCTGTACGACCTGGGAGCCCGGGCCATCCTCACCACCGCCATCCACGCCTGCCGTCTCTGA
- a CDS encoding phosphoribosyl-ATP diphosphatase: MANKTFEELFSELQLKAADGDPSTSRTAELVGKGVHAIGKKVVEEAAEVWMAAEYEGKEAAAEEISQLLYHVQVMMVARGISLDDVYAHL, translated from the coding sequence ATGGCGAACAAAACCTTCGAAGAGCTCTTCTCCGAGCTCCAGCTCAAGGCCGCCGACGGCGACCCCTCCACCTCCCGTACCGCCGAACTGGTGGGCAAGGGTGTGCATGCCATCGGCAAGAAGGTCGTCGAGGAGGCCGCCGAGGTCTGGATGGCCGCCGAGTACGAGGGCAAGGAAGCCGCCGCCGAGGAGATCTCGCAACTGCTGTACCACGTCCAGGTGATGATGGTCGCCCGCGGGATCTCGCTCGACGACGTATACGCCCATCTCTGA
- a CDS encoding hemolysin family protein, which produces MTIPLLLLGAAFLLILANGFFVAAEFGLVTVERADAERAAADGDRRAGTVVRALRELSFQLSGTQLGITITSLVVGMLAEPALARLLTGPLTATGLPEGAVSGISVVVGMLLASAVQMVIGELVPKNWAVSKPLQVARFVAGPQQLFSAAFRPVIALLNTVANRLVRALGVEPTDELASARTPGELVSLARHSAQAGTLEQDTADLFVRTLSLAGLTAQHVMTPRVKVSALQSSATAADVLNLTRATGLSRFPVYRERIDEVVGMVHLKDALAVSPHDRQRTSVSRVAVAPLLVPETLPVQQLLERLRTEQPIAVVVDEYGGTAGVVTLEDIVEELVGEVRDEHDGADAGRPELSALPAEDGRPAWEADGSCRVLTLRRIGLEVPEGPYETVAGLIADLLGRIPAPGDRAELPGWRLSVRQVDRYRAERVRLVRTSDVPAGITEGVR; this is translated from the coding sequence ATGACCATCCCCCTGCTGCTCCTCGGAGCAGCTTTCCTTCTGATTCTCGCCAACGGATTCTTCGTCGCGGCCGAGTTCGGCCTCGTCACGGTCGAACGGGCTGACGCCGAGCGCGCCGCCGCCGACGGCGACCGGCGGGCCGGCACCGTCGTCCGTGCGCTGCGGGAACTCTCCTTCCAGCTGTCCGGCACCCAGCTCGGCATCACCATCACCTCACTGGTGGTCGGCATGCTCGCCGAGCCGGCGCTCGCCCGGCTGCTCACCGGGCCGCTGACGGCGACCGGACTGCCCGAAGGGGCCGTCTCCGGGATCAGCGTCGTCGTCGGGATGCTGCTGGCTTCCGCCGTGCAGATGGTGATCGGCGAACTCGTCCCGAAGAACTGGGCGGTCTCCAAGCCGCTCCAGGTCGCCCGGTTCGTCGCCGGGCCCCAGCAGCTGTTCTCGGCCGCGTTCCGGCCGGTGATCGCCCTGCTGAACACCGTCGCCAACCGCCTGGTGCGGGCCCTGGGGGTGGAGCCGACCGACGAACTCGCCTCCGCCCGTACCCCCGGCGAGCTGGTATCGCTGGCGCGCCACTCGGCGCAGGCGGGCACGCTTGAGCAGGACACCGCCGACCTCTTCGTACGGACCCTCTCGCTGGCCGGGCTGACCGCACAGCACGTGATGACACCCCGGGTGAAGGTCAGCGCCCTGCAGTCGTCGGCGACCGCGGCGGATGTGCTCAATCTGACCCGGGCGACCGGTCTCTCGCGCTTCCCGGTCTACCGGGAGCGCATCGATGAGGTCGTCGGGATGGTCCACCTGAAGGACGCCCTCGCCGTGTCCCCGCACGACAGGCAGCGGACGTCGGTGTCCCGGGTCGCCGTGGCGCCCCTGCTGGTGCCCGAGACACTGCCCGTGCAGCAGCTGCTGGAGCGGCTGCGCACCGAGCAGCCGATAGCCGTGGTGGTCGACGAGTACGGAGGCACCGCCGGGGTCGTCACTCTCGAGGACATCGTCGAGGAGCTCGTCGGTGAGGTCAGGGACGAGCACGACGGGGCGGACGCCGGCCGTCCCGAGCTTTCCGCCCTGCCCGCCGAGGACGGCAGGCCCGCCTGGGAGGCCGACGGCAGCTGCCGGGTCCTCACCCTGCGACGGATAGGTCTCGAAGTGCCCGAAGGGCCCTATGAGACCGTCGCCGGGCTCATCGCCGATCTGCTGGGCCGTATCCCGGCCCCCGGTGACCGGGCCGAGCTGCCCGGCTGGCGGCTCTCGGTGCGCCAGGTCGACCGCTACCGGGCCGAACGGGTGCGTCTGGTGCGTACCTCCGATGTACCCGCCGGGATCACGGAGGGCGTGCGATGA
- a CDS encoding hemolysin family protein: MSILQLLFALLLVLANGFFVGAEFALVSVRRSQIEPLAAEGSARARKVLHGLENLPRMMAAAQFGITVCSLTLGAVAEPTVAHLLEPLFEAARLPDGLVHPLGYVIALAGVVSLHLIIGELVPKNLAMAAPGKTALLLAPGLVGFARLCRPVTVALGACARLVLKLFGVEPRDEVEAVFTSEQLNRLVEDSGQAGLLDSEAQERLEDALELGSRPIADVTIARAELITVAPSVTPQQIEELTVRTGYSRFPVCADGGAFMGYLHVKDVLDLEERHRAVPQQVWRPMTTLRTELPLDDALTVMRRAATHLAQVADASGKVLGLVALEDVLEMLVGEVRDPAHRDTAGRVSEPRMERSEQALAG, translated from the coding sequence ATGAGCATCCTCCAGCTTCTCTTCGCCCTGCTTCTGGTACTCGCCAACGGATTCTTCGTGGGCGCCGAATTCGCGCTGGTCTCGGTGCGCCGCAGCCAGATCGAGCCGCTTGCCGCCGAAGGCTCCGCCCGTGCCCGTAAGGTGCTCCACGGTCTGGAGAACCTGCCGCGGATGATGGCGGCGGCGCAGTTCGGTATCACCGTCTGTTCGCTGACGCTCGGCGCTGTCGCGGAGCCGACCGTCGCCCACCTTCTGGAGCCGCTGTTCGAGGCGGCACGGCTGCCCGACGGGCTGGTCCATCCGCTGGGCTATGTCATCGCACTCGCCGGTGTCGTGTCGCTCCACCTGATCATCGGCGAACTGGTCCCCAAGAACCTCGCGATGGCGGCCCCCGGGAAGACCGCGCTTCTGCTCGCCCCCGGGCTCGTCGGGTTCGCCCGGCTGTGCCGTCCGGTGACGGTGGCCCTGGGCGCCTGCGCCCGGCTGGTGCTGAAGCTCTTCGGCGTCGAGCCAAGGGACGAGGTCGAGGCGGTCTTCACGAGCGAGCAGCTCAACCGGCTCGTCGAGGACTCGGGCCAGGCAGGACTGCTGGACTCCGAGGCGCAGGAGCGCCTCGAGGACGCGCTCGAACTCGGCAGCCGCCCGATCGCGGACGTCACCATCGCCCGTGCCGAACTGATCACGGTCGCCCCCTCGGTCACGCCCCAGCAGATCGAGGAGCTGACCGTGCGCACCGGATACTCCCGCTTCCCCGTCTGCGCGGACGGTGGCGCCTTCATGGGTTATCTGCACGTCAAGGACGTGCTCGACCTGGAGGAACGCCACCGTGCGGTACCGCAGCAGGTCTGGCGGCCGATGACCACCCTGCGCACGGAGCTTCCGCTGGACGATGCCCTGACCGTGATGCGCAGGGCCGCGACCCATCTGGCGCAGGTCGCGGACGCCTCGGGGAAGGTGCTGGGACTCGTGGCGCTCGAGGACGTGCTGGAGATGCTGGTGGGGGAGGTCAGGGACCCGGCACACCGTGACACGGCGGGGCGGGTGTCGGAGCCGCGGATGGAACGGAGCGAGCAGGCGCTGGCGGGGTGA
- a CDS encoding peptidase C39 family protein, producing the protein MTSSTPRRTVLAAALAAAAGAAAASAAPASAAVRTTSAAPGAPAAPAVAKGRPAPPLVDNSSWTTYSDWRSGAAAGVRAVAGRRPALVIGSPAGRMDYTDPHSKKTASWDYATWTSPVHRSRVPATEVIASWNAHTPAGTWLQTELRGTYSDGTETPWYVMGRWASGDEDIKRTSVDDQSDGKSSIWTDTFSVDAPASGLRLVSYRLRLTLYRKPDTGLSPTVWRLGAMASDIPDRFTVPASTPCHARELDVPRFSQDVHDGQYPEYDGGGEAWCSPTSSSMIIKYWGSGPTAEDLAWVNPGYADPEVCNAARYTYDYQYEGCGNWPFNAAYAASYQDLSSVVTRLSSLNDLETLIRAGIPAITSQSFLKEELTGAGYGTSGHLMTVIGFTADGDVIANDPASHDDDAVRHVYKRSEWENIWLRTKRHNASGAVVSGTGGVCYLYWPVRPTRAQRWALESVGIR; encoded by the coding sequence GTGACCAGTTCAACTCCGCGCCGAACCGTGCTCGCCGCCGCGCTCGCGGCCGCGGCGGGTGCCGCGGCGGCATCCGCCGCTCCCGCGTCCGCGGCCGTCCGGACCACGTCAGCCGCCCCGGGGGCTCCGGCCGCCCCGGCCGTCGCCAAGGGAAGGCCCGCGCCTCCGCTCGTGGACAACAGTTCCTGGACCACATACTCCGACTGGCGTTCCGGCGCCGCGGCAGGCGTCCGAGCCGTCGCGGGCCGGCGGCCGGCGCTGGTGATCGGCTCACCGGCCGGCCGTATGGACTACACCGACCCGCACAGCAAGAAGACCGCGTCCTGGGATTACGCCACCTGGACCTCGCCCGTCCACCGCTCCCGGGTACCGGCCACCGAGGTCATCGCCTCCTGGAACGCGCACACTCCGGCAGGCACCTGGCTCCAGACCGAACTGCGCGGAACCTACAGCGACGGCACCGAGACGCCCTGGTACGTCATGGGGCGATGGGCATCCGGCGACGAGGACATCAAGCGCACGTCCGTCGACGACCAGAGCGACGGCAAGAGCTCCATCTGGACCGACACCTTCTCCGTCGACGCTCCTGCGAGCGGGCTGCGCCTGGTCTCCTACCGGCTGCGGCTGACCCTCTACCGCAAGCCGGACACCGGGCTCAGCCCCACCGTCTGGCGGCTCGGCGCGATGGCGTCCGACATCCCGGACCGGTTCACCGTCCCCGCATCGACGCCGTGTCACGCCCGCGAACTGGACGTCCCGCGCTTCTCCCAGGACGTCCACGACGGGCAGTACCCGGAGTACGACGGCGGTGGTGAGGCCTGGTGCAGTCCCACCTCGTCCTCGATGATCATCAAGTACTGGGGGAGCGGTCCGACTGCCGAGGACCTCGCGTGGGTGAACCCCGGCTACGCCGATCCCGAGGTCTGCAACGCGGCGCGCTACACATACGACTACCAGTACGAGGGCTGCGGGAACTGGCCGTTCAACGCCGCCTATGCGGCGAGCTACCAGGACCTGAGCTCGGTGGTCACCCGGCTGTCGTCACTCAATGACCTGGAGACCCTGATCCGGGCGGGCATCCCGGCCATAACGTCGCAGTCGTTCCTCAAGGAGGAGCTCACCGGCGCGGGATACGGCACATCCGGGCATCTGATGACGGTGATCGGCTTCACGGCGGACGGCGATGTGATCGCCAACGATCCGGCATCGCACGACGACGACGCGGTGCGGCACGTCTACAAGCGGTCCGAGTGGGAGAACATCTGGCTCCGCACCAAGCGCCACAACGCCTCCGGCGCCGTGGTGTCCGGCACGGGCGGGGTCTGCTACCTGTACTGGCCGGTCCGCCCCACGCGCGCCCAGCGGTGGGCTCTGGAGTCCGTCGGCATCCGCTGA
- a CDS encoding PH domain-containing protein has translation MTAPEQPTLPVTFRPTPTRIVLLTVGTIMLVVLCWISLTLSTLTTGDRVTFILTALIFFGVLALLSRPKVVADEDGVTVVNLTSRRTLDWAEILRVNLRPGDAWVFLDLSDGTSLPALGIQPGIGRARAIRDAGALRALAESHGTGAPKS, from the coding sequence ATGACCGCCCCCGAACAGCCCACCCTCCCCGTCACCTTCAGGCCGACCCCCACCCGGATCGTGCTGCTGACCGTGGGGACGATCATGCTGGTCGTCCTCTGCTGGATCTCCCTGACCCTCAGCACTCTGACCACGGGGGACCGGGTCACCTTCATCCTCACCGCGCTGATCTTCTTCGGAGTACTCGCGCTGCTCAGCCGCCCCAAGGTGGTCGCTGACGAGGACGGCGTCACGGTGGTCAACCTCACATCGCGGCGCACGCTGGACTGGGCCGAGATCCTGCGGGTCAATCTGCGGCCGGGCGACGCCTGGGTCTTTCTCGACCTCAGCGACGGCACCAGCCTGCCCGCACTCGGCATTCAGCCGGGCATCGGCAGGGCCAGGGCGATCAGGGACGCCGGCGCGCTGCGCGCTCTCGCGGAATCGCACGGCACGGGCGCACCCAAGAGCTGA
- a CDS encoding uridine kinase family protein: MNDLDRLAAAVRELPASCGPVRLIAVDGHAGSGKSTFSARLAAALDGAPVLHLDDLATHQELFAWMDRMRSQVIGPFVRGEAARYGPYDWTLRRFGPERSVRPADVVIVEGVGAGRQAMRPHLAQLLWMDRDAEGSWRRGRRRDGPALSGFWDGWTAAEAQHFAEDPSRPFAHLLVREFRTGYEWCRNPSVTA, from the coding sequence ATGAATGACCTTGATCGCCTCGCGGCTGCGGTCCGTGAACTCCCCGCCTCCTGCGGCCCGGTTCGCCTCATCGCGGTCGACGGCCATGCGGGGTCGGGGAAGAGCACTTTCTCGGCCAGGCTCGCCGCGGCACTGGACGGCGCGCCTGTACTGCATCTGGACGATCTGGCCACCCATCAGGAGCTCTTCGCCTGGATGGACCGTATGCGGTCCCAGGTGATCGGCCCGTTCGTCCGCGGTGAGGCCGCGCGGTACGGACCGTACGACTGGACACTGCGCCGCTTCGGCCCTGAAAGGAGCGTGCGCCCTGCTGACGTCGTCATTGTCGAAGGGGTGGGCGCCGGGCGGCAGGCGATGCGCCCTCACCTCGCGCAGCTGCTGTGGATGGACCGGGACGCCGAGGGTTCCTGGCGGCGGGGCCGCCGCAGGGACGGACCCGCGCTGTCGGGTTTCTGGGACGGCTGGACCGCGGCGGAAGCACAGCACTTCGCCGAGGACCCTTCCAGGCCATTCGCGCATCTTCTGGTGCGCGAGTTCCGCACGGGATACGAGTGGTGCCGGAACCCCTCAGTGACAGCATGA
- the ribH gene encoding 6,7-dimethyl-8-ribityllumazine synthase, which produces MSGKGAPELTVKNCGDLRVAVIAAQWHEKVMDGLVDGALRALGELGIDEPTLLRVPGSFELPVVAKVLAGRGYDAIVALGVVIRGGTPHFDYVCQGVANGLTQVSVETGVPVGFGVLTCDTEEQALDRAGLEGSHEDKGHEAVTAAVATATTLRTVSEPWR; this is translated from the coding sequence ATGAGCGGCAAGGGCGCACCCGAACTCACCGTGAAGAACTGCGGCGACCTGCGCGTGGCCGTCATCGCGGCCCAGTGGCACGAGAAGGTCATGGACGGCCTCGTCGACGGCGCATTGCGTGCCCTCGGAGAGCTGGGCATCGACGAACCGACGCTGCTGCGGGTCCCCGGCAGCTTCGAGCTCCCGGTGGTCGCCAAGGTCCTGGCAGGACGCGGTTACGACGCCATCGTGGCGCTCGGCGTCGTCATCAGGGGCGGCACACCGCATTTCGACTACGTCTGCCAGGGCGTGGCCAACGGCCTCACCCAGGTCTCGGTCGAAACCGGAGTACCGGTCGGCTTCGGCGTGCTGACCTGCGACACCGAGGAGCAGGCGCTGGACAGGGCGGGACTGGAGGGCTCCCACGAGGACAAGGGGCACGAAGCTGTCACCGCCGCCGTCGCCACCGCGACCACACTGCGCACGGTCAGCGAACCCTGGCGCTGA
- a CDS encoding glycoside hydrolase family 18 protein: MFGPLHPRARLRALVAAVCTAALGAALLAGAGTAAAGEKSAPAAGTAAAAGSKVVGYYADWDVYQRNYQVKNIETSGSAARLTHINYAFGNVTGGKCAIGDAYADYQKTYDASSSVDGTADTWDQPVAGNFNQLRELKKLHPNLKVIWSFGGWTWSGGFGEAAKDPAAFAQSCYDLVKDSRWADVFDGIDVDWEYPNACGLSCDTSGAAAFKNVMAALRAKFGSSSLVTAAITADASAGGKMEAADYAGAAQYVDWYNPMTYDYFGAWDAQGPTAPHSPLTSYTGIPKEGFNTDATITKLKALGIPAQKLLLGIGFYGRGWTGVTQAAPGGAATGPAPGTYEQGIEDYKVLKNSCPATGTVAGTAYAKCGSNWWSYDTPATIAGKMDYKNQQGLGGTFLWELSGDTSNGELIHAVS, encoded by the coding sequence ATGTTCGGACCACTCCACCCCCGGGCCCGTCTGCGGGCCCTCGTCGCCGCCGTCTGTACGGCTGCCCTCGGCGCCGCCCTGCTCGCGGGGGCCGGGACCGCGGCGGCCGGCGAGAAGAGCGCCCCTGCGGCCGGCACGGCGGCGGCCGCGGGCAGCAAGGTCGTCGGGTACTACGCCGACTGGGACGTCTACCAGCGCAACTACCAGGTCAAGAACATCGAGACCTCCGGGTCGGCCGCCCGGCTCACCCACATCAACTACGCCTTCGGCAACGTCACCGGCGGCAAGTGCGCGATCGGCGACGCCTACGCGGACTACCAGAAGACGTACGACGCCTCCTCCAGCGTCGACGGCACGGCCGACACCTGGGACCAACCGGTCGCGGGTAACTTCAACCAGTTGCGCGAGCTCAAGAAGCTGCACCCGAACCTCAAGGTCATCTGGTCGTTCGGCGGCTGGACCTGGTCCGGCGGCTTCGGCGAGGCGGCGAAGGACCCGGCGGCCTTCGCCCAGTCCTGCTACGACCTGGTCAAGGACTCCAGGTGGGCGGACGTCTTCGACGGCATCGACGTCGACTGGGAGTACCCCAACGCCTGCGGTCTCTCCTGCGACACCAGCGGGGCGGCCGCCTTCAAGAACGTGATGGCCGCGCTGCGCGCCAAGTTCGGATCATCGAGTCTGGTCACCGCGGCCATCACCGCGGACGCGTCGGCGGGCGGCAAGATGGAGGCCGCCGACTACGCGGGCGCAGCCCAGTACGTCGACTGGTACAACCCGATGACCTACGACTACTTCGGGGCCTGGGACGCCCAGGGGCCGACGGCGCCGCACTCCCCGCTCACCTCCTACACCGGCATCCCCAAGGAGGGCTTCAACACCGACGCGACCATCACCAAGCTCAAGGCGCTGGGCATCCCGGCGCAGAAGCTGCTGCTCGGCATCGGCTTCTACGGCCGCGGCTGGACCGGTGTGACCCAGGCCGCTCCGGGCGGCGCCGCCACCGGGCCCGCGCCCGGCACCTACGAACAGGGCATCGAGGACTACAAGGTGCTCAAGAACAGCTGCCCGGCCACCGGTACGGTCGCCGGAACCGCCTACGCCAAGTGCGGCTCCAACTGGTGGAGCTACGACACCCCGGCCACCATCGCCGGAAAGATGGACTACAAGAACCAGCAGGGCCTGGGAGGCACCTTCCTCTGGGAGCTCAGCGGTGACACGTCGAACGGTGAACTGATCCACGCCGTCAGCTGA
- a CDS encoding TetR/AcrR family transcriptional regulator: MNSTQQFATERSQLRRAELIATGRKLFADTSYDALSMDDMARHAGVAKGLIYYYFKSKRGYYFAVVEDSVAELVARAASDTELPRAERVHRTIDGYLLYAQHHQAAFRTVVTGGVGFDTQVQALREAVREELIAAIAEGAYGRRGIPQLARLALLGWLSAVESVTLDWLNHPELARETVRSLLVRMLRNTLDTVGEFVPECPSPPPAA; this comes from the coding sequence TTGAACAGCACTCAACAGTTCGCGACCGAGCGATCCCAGCTCCGTCGCGCCGAACTGATCGCGACCGGGCGGAAGCTGTTCGCCGACACCTCCTACGACGCGTTGTCCATGGACGACATGGCCCGTCACGCCGGGGTAGCCAAAGGGCTGATCTACTACTACTTCAAGAGCAAGCGCGGCTACTACTTCGCCGTCGTCGAGGATTCCGTGGCGGAGCTTGTCGCCCGCGCGGCGAGCGACACCGAGCTGCCCCGTGCCGAACGGGTGCACCGCACCATCGACGGCTATCTGCTCTACGCGCAGCACCATCAGGCCGCCTTCCGCACCGTCGTCACCGGCGGCGTCGGCTTCGACACCCAGGTGCAGGCACTGCGCGAAGCGGTCCGTGAGGAACTGATCGCCGCCATCGCGGAGGGCGCGTACGGCAGACGGGGGATACCGCAGCTGGCCCGGCTGGCCCTGCTCGGCTGGCTGAGCGCGGTGGAGTCGGTCACGCTCGACTGGCTGAACCATCCGGAGCTGGCGCGCGAGACGGTCCGCTCCCTGCTCGTCAGGATGTTGCGCAACACCCTGGACACCGTCGGTGAGTTCGTCCCCGAGTGCCCGTCGCCGCCGCCCGCGGCATGA